Genomic segment of Citrus sinensis cultivar Valencia sweet orange chromosome 7, DVS_A1.0, whole genome shotgun sequence:
attaatatttataaaaaaatttaatgccCAATCTCAAATTCCAAATAGGACCctattatctttttaattttttttttatttcaaaaaccttactatctttttaatttcaaaacataGAGAGGTGGAGAAAATCCAAATAAATCTTTTTACCGTCCGCCGTCCTCAAGATTTATATCCCCAATTTACTTTGAAGCCCAAAGCATTCCAGATCActtatgaatttaaattacacctttttcttttcagaaaatTACATCTGCATatttaaaatgagaaaatttctTAGAAGATACGATGTTAGATCATTACAAACATCGAAAGTTAGATATGCTTGCATGTGGATCACACGTTTTAGATGCATAATTGAGACTAATTGACTTGCCATACCCTTCTATCTTCGGTTATTTGGTCATTctataacaaaacaaaatttcgtGGTGCTTGATTggtgatttgaaaaaaaaaattttaataaaatttcatagaTATTGAAAATAGTAAcaacattttcttatttgtCGGTgcgtattataaattattcgTTAGAATTAGggctaattttagattatttccttaataaaatgacgatattaaaaatattttctaaaattaaaaacaaaatagtaaTGGAAGTTTACCTAGAGTAAGGGTCAATTTGGTAAagttatagtttttaaataattattattttttatattgtaaaaataattaattgtaaaaaaaaattattaaatattttgtaaaatttgtttataaaaatattaacaatcgtatatttttgataaattctaCTGTTAAGCTATTGTGGACATCAtattaagtaaattttatttgacatttattaatatgtatatatgaatttttttattgtgtttatataataattgaaattacttttaaaatttaaacctTAAACTAttcaaattacttttaaaccttaaaaaaaaaaaaatcccaggCCCTAAATAAGATAAGATTAGGTAACCATTTTCTTCATAGCCAGTCTGCAATCTTGCTAATAACAAATAAACTGAATCAGAAGCATGACTTGACTCCCGATTAACTTGCATTGGATATTGAGACGTGGCTAAGACATGCTGCATATTCTTTAATATAGCCTCTTTctgcaattgaaaatataaaaaatcacGACAATCTGTCGCCATAAATTATTGGTTCCTTTCATAATCACGAAGTGAATCATGAGCCATCGGTAGTActaaattactattaatttgaGATTAGTTATGCTTAATTTATGATAACAATGTTAATGATGACCTACTATGGAATCTCGAttctaaaacaataaaataagttcTCTTAAGTCTTTGGGttagaaaaataatgtaatttaacGTACCGAAGTGACCCAACTACCGTTACTCCCTTAGTGGAGGAACACGAGGCGCCATTTTGCCATTAGGCATTCATAACTGCATTCCTAGGACTTCACGCGTAAGCCAGAGTCTTGGTGGAAATATCATGAATTGGTTGATcggatttattttgttaaatttatggATCTTTTTTTGTCAcataaaatggaaaaaaaaaaaaaaagagttaaaagatgattttgtaaagataatttaatataatttggtGAATAATTCTCATGTGAAGGAGTCATTGACTCATTGTCTTAGTAAAATGAGGATTTAGCTAAACactaattttaatgtaatatttttattttttaactacatagaaattctctctcttcttgacataataaaattgttaatgaAAATTGGTTTTGAAACGTTTCAACATTTGTCACTGCACCCCCAACTATTTCAAGAAAGTCCAAATGAGCTCCCAAATCGTGATTTTCAGTCGTtaattcaaactataaatgGGCAAAATTGTAGTGAAGTattaagaaattcaaaagaaatttgtcGAAACATTTGGTACCAGCCAAAAATAACCCTTtacaggaaaaaaataataaaaaaaagggaaaatatccaccgtccacctattttttacacctttttcaaaaatacacaattccttcattttttagctggaatccacctaaagttacattttttttcacttttccacttccgtttggagtccgttaagaaaactaacggaaactttaaaaaatgaccattttacccccaaaacgaaaattacaatttcaccttaaaaattacaaaaaataattagattaaatctaattattttccccatcggtcaataaataaattaattccataaccatcaaatacatgtttttttttaaatatatctataattagaatgctaaattataacaatagtattaaaaatagcccaatctcacaaatcatcaattgaatttaagataagtagagttttattattaattgagttataatctctagtagttaagatttttttgtacttcattaaagtaccaataatgataaataaattaattccataaccatcaaatacatgttttttttttaaatatatctataattagaatgctaaattatatctataattagaatgctaatttataacaatagtattaaaaatagcccaatctcacaaatcatcaattgaatttaagataagtagagttttattattaattgagttataatctctagtagttaagatttttttgtacttcattaaagtaccaataatgatattcatcattaaatcttattatttttggtattttttaaggtgaaattgtaattttcgttttgggggtaaaatggtcattttattaagtttccgttagttttcttaacggactccaaacggaagtggaaaagtgaaaaaaaatgtaactttgggtggattccagccaaaaaatgaaggaattgtgtatttttgaaaaaggtgtaaaaaataggtggacggtggatattttccctaaaaaaaatctattacatTGTTGCTTGCAAGAAAGTTCCTACTTTTGTCCTCTTTTTTTCCCCGGCTTGAAAATAactcaattttctttctttcaaggagaaacataaatttctttaatggTCCACACAAAAAGAGAAGCATGGTCCCGGCCCATTACGAAATTCAAGTCGAAAATAGTACATCTTTAGAAATTCTTCCAATTGAACactatatatgttattttcaaCAGACATCATAAGTTGATAAcgtcacccaaaaaaaataataataaaaaaaatagtagatGCTTTCTTGGCAGTAGTAGTAGCACAAACCATGATAGCATTGGACATTAGCTTTCTCCGAGGCCAATGTGGGctcaatttttttcactaGACTTTGTGATAAGCTCGAGCAGGCAGGTATTATTATGTCAAGCATCATTTGTCTCCATGCACAACCCacaacatttttttcctttctcacgCTTTACTGAgccacacatttttttctaaagatCATCTTCAATTAGACTCACAGTTTTAGAATTTAAGATTCGAGTATGGGACCACCTGCAATTATAGTTCATGCCTGAACGTCAAAGTTTCGTTGAAATAGATTGGTTCGATTCATGAGAATAGGTTAAATTAGAATGTCAATCGTGTAAATAGAAAATGGCAATTAACATGTATAATTAGTTCACCGATTTTGACTAAGTCCTTTTGTTAGGCCGTTAGCTAATTGACTAGTTGGTATTATTTATATCaccatttaattcttattccGTGCGTATTTACCATTGCTATTAACTGTCATACTTAAAGTGTTGCATAGTTTTTAGAATGGAAAATATTCTAATATCATTAGTCTTATAAAATGGTTATCTAAAAGGTTAATAtgtaatacatattttttctataaacaaaaaaaaaaaaagattaataacACATGTAGCttatcatataaattaataaaattaaggttTTGTATAATATCAGTATAACATCATCAGTCTTATAAAATGATCATCTAAAAGgttaatatataatacatatttttttttaaaaaaaaaaagatttataacACATGTAGCttatcatataaattaataaaatcagttCTTTCATATGGGTTCGGCCTTTGTATTGGTGTAGACAATTTTGTTGCATATTACGTTTATATACGGTTGAATAGATAAGCAGTTATGCACACAGTCTCTCATACGACTGTGATTAATTACCAAATTAACACAGAACATATGATATTAATAGCATTCgtaaaaggaaagagagaaaaaatacaTTGTCGCtgccaaataaatttagaaaaaaaaaaatgaatgaatcaGTTGACCGTTTTTGAACGTACTTCTCCAGGGGATCCTGCTTTAGTCATTTTGGAACCTCTTCAACTATTATGTCCAATTGGGTTGTCGGCCCAATTGGTTTGCTCGGGCTTACATTCTTTTATCTCTTATCAAGATTCAAGAATGACGtaattatcaatttaccaaTTGTGAATTGTCAAACTGACACACAGTCAAGAATGTTTTGATGATGTTCGTTTTACAATTGATTCAGATACAGCCACACAGGTGCCATAATGCAGCACGTTGAAAGATAAAAAGTGCATTGTtaacacatttatttttctcggACGCAACCAGCTTTTCATGGCACGCTTCTCGCAGTTGAACTTGAATAGTATAGTAATTTTCATACCgcctaatttaattacaaatgtgGTCGCTCATCGCTCATCTCCAAATGAGAAATCACTTGCTGAGAACAACTTTTTTCCCAGAAATCGTTGACAAGAATATGCGAACCAACAAGAACCATTCTTTCCAAAATGCGAAGAATTTGCAGTATCACTTCAAATTCAATCAGATCTTTCTTTACCTCTTTTTTGGTAAAAGTTTCCACTAGCAAATTAAAACTCTTTCTAAGCTTTTTAATTCCGTTTAAGAAAATCAAGCTCTCTCCCCCACTCTATTTCCGGTGCTAAATCAAGGACGCAAGCTATGCTCCCGAAattagttttgatttttacGAAACAGCTTGACAGATTTACTAACTTCTTAGCTGGCCTTGGAAAACCTTGTGttagtttttaataattaaaagatccGTGTCTAAGTTGGACGCTTACACGGTTGCAAAGGCATACATCTACCAATAGCTGGCATCCCCAGGATTCCTCCTATTTCTGAcccacttttttaaaaaatagatgaCCTTGttcatgaaataaattattattatttttagtattatatAACAACTTTTTTAGTTGGTATCTCCTCCCTTATTCATAAGGTGAAGGGTTTAAGACTCTCATATTTATGAAtgtaaaaagttttttcattcttttttatttgaaaagacagattttcattatttattattaggaaaaattactatttttccATCCTATAGATGGCAAACggacaaaattaatataatattttgaaaccCACCATTTTTACTTCCcaagttttcaaaaaaattattttcacacATTGTTGTTGAATATATTGTTGAATATATGTAAAATGgtgattttatccttataatgtaatttaatattacgATGCACATTATTTTTCGGTAATAGTTAGATAGGCAAATGATATTAGATATGGACATCTAATATATCGTTTCAAATATCTTAGTAAAATGAACAAAAgtcatttcaaatattttactaaattatttcACTTAGTGCctcaaaaatatgtttaaagtattttctaaaaatattcaGATGGTTTTTGAGGGATGGGATGATAGAACTTGACAAATATTTGCTattactttacttttattactCTTGGTGAgaacttcaaaataatatattatacacCTACATATGATAACATTTGCCTATTTAAACCCTTACTGAAAAATCTTCTACAATGAAATGTTAAATTACTTTACGAAGGCAAAGTCACTTTTTGGATAGAGATTCAATAACATATTTTAACTTTGCAAagtgtatttttaaaacttcaGGTATGAAAATGATGGAATTCAAAGTGTTGTAATATATTTGGCTTTCTGCCATCCATAGGTTGTACAAATTATAGTTTCccttattatatattatctgTTTATTTTGGATTCAAGATTTTCTCTGTGTACCCCAGTAAATACTAACAGCCTGTGCTGTCTGAGAAAATAACGTTGCACCTAACAAGTGCCTCTCTCAAGATGTCGCTTGTAAGCATGCATAATCTGGAAAAAGAATCACGACGATCATTAACaacaaaaactaataataaataaataataaatttacgtATATGAGTAGCCAAGAGTCATTATATTCCAATCATATTCCTCAAAGTGTATTGCATATTCAAATCAACTCGCCCATCAGtctcataattaataaaccCCAAGTCATGAACCTatcaaaaatgaaagattaaaatgacaaaataataCACCTTACATCGTGACTTTATGCATAAAGCAATCCTagtgtcctttttttttttaaaaaaaaatcaatttggtaGTGTGCGAGGTTATCATCCGAATCCGagttggataaaaattaaagttagacTTCAGACTTTATTCCAATTCtctctttataaaataataataacaataataattaaaaaggggCTTTTTAACCATGATTGGTTTGGTTTATTTGTCACATACAATCAAGTCAACTCTCTCTCATGCCTAAAAATATTCCACATATTCAAGTTGATGATACCTTCATATTAtctcacaaaaattaaatttcttaaacTAGAGAgacaaacaattattttaatggagaaattttaaaataattgtaaacgGGTTCCGCGACCTTTGTTTTTATGGGCTTGATAGTTGATATGCCAAGTTGTTCGACAAACCttggtttttattattataataataataataattggatCGGCATGCTTATCATAAATGAATTTGGAAGAATCGGAACTGATATGCCTGGTAAATGAATATCTTGTTTTAACTAGTCTTCGGAGAGAAGACCACAGTGAGCAAGAGCAGCCTTAACGTGCATGCTACGTGCAATTCATTTTAACTGCCTACGcgtttcttaatttcttttactaGGACCAAGATTTGGTactattcaaattttttaactcGAAAGAAACATGTTGACAGAGAGATAGCTGTTATAAGATATATGAACGAATGACACGAAGGCGGCCATTGACAGAGAGCACCGGATGAGATCATTCAACATCATTTTCAAAGCCATCCTCCACTTTACTGCTATAAATGAATAACATAAGAAAATTTACTATAAACATCCATTTCCTCGCCAGTAATCAAGACTCCAACCTCACTAacattttatagttatataaaGGGAGGGCTAGCTGTGCGGTTTGCCTCACATTCGTATTCCTTTATTCGTGCATCAGAATAAGACagtttttgaaataataaatcgAAAATCAAAGTAATGGGCACTGGTCGATTCAATTTCGATCTTATAATCGCTCTGTCTCTTTTTCTAAGTTTGTGCCTGTTCCCCCACACAATATTGGCCCAACTCAAACAAGACTACTACGCCAAAACATGCCCAAACGTAGAAAAGATTGTCAGAACTCAAGTGGAAAAGAAATTTCGGCAAACTTTTGTCACTGTTCCTGCCACCATCCGTCTCTTCTTCCATGATTGCTTCGTCCAGGTAACAATAATTCAGTTAtatctatttaatttaaattagtgcattgattatataatgaattaaaattaagatcaCCCATCCTCACGACTCATGATATTGGTTCCATTACAGGGTTGTGATGCTTCGGTTATAATCCAATCAACTGGAAACAACACAGCGGAGAAAGATCACCCTGATAACCTGTCCTTAGCTGGAGATGGATTCGACACCGTTGTCAAAGCCAAACAAGCAGTTGAACAGTTTTGCAAGAACACGGTCTCTTGTGCTGACATCCTCGCCTTGGCCACACGAGATGTCATTGCACTGGTTGGTAAATCTATAgactaataatttctttaattaatttttgttattcttttattttatacatacaTAGGATGGGAAAAGCATGGCTAGTGATTAATGTTGATGTTGGGTTACTAGCTAACTAATTagtgattaataattataataataatgcagtCAGGTGGACCTTCGTATTCCGTCGAGTTAGGAAGGCTCGATGGGCTTAGTTCGACGGCTTCAAGTGTAAGTGGGAAGCTGCCTCAGCCGACTTTCAATCTGAATCAGCTCAATTCACTGTTTGGTGCTAACGGCCTCGACCAAACTGACATGATTGCCCTCTCAGGTAACATTTGCCTTTGCCGCCTCAAAACTCAAAGTTAAAGAACCACGTTCCaatcataaattaatcaacACGATCTCTTCCAACTGGGCCCCACACCAGACGGATTAAATGGGCCACATCTCGTCTGACAGTGTGCTACTTTCGCTTCCGATTTGGATCATTGTTTAGTAACATCATCGTATTAGTTGGCAATATCAGTGTCACCGATGCCTTTCTTAGCACTAAGCATCGTTACCAATGTTTTTTTTCCACGTACATGCATGTTGATCGTAATTTTGACCGTGATTGAATGATGATCTTTGTCTTGCAGCGGGACACACCGTTGGATTCTCTCATTGTAGCAAGTTTGCAAATAGGATATACAATTTCAGCCCTCAGAACCCGGTGGACCCGACACTGAACAAGACATATGCGACCGAACTTCAACAAATGTGCCCCAAGAATGTGGACCCCAGGATCGCCATCAACATGGACCCCAACACACCCAAGACCTTTGATAATATGTACTTCAAGAATCTTCAACAAGGCAAGGGCCTCTTCACCTCCGACCAAGTCCTATATACCGACGGGAGGTCCAAGCCTGCTGTTGATAGATGGGCCTCTAGCCCAGCTGATTTTCAAACGGCCTTTATCACCGCCATTACAAAATTGGGCAGGGTCAACGTCAAGACCGGAAGCGATGGGAATATTCGCCGGGATTGTTCAGCCTTTAATTGAAAActtaaaatggaagaaaaaaaaaaaaaagaagttatcGCACTGATTGTTTCGTTTGGGCTAAATTTGAATGCAAGTTTAGTTCTTTTCTTGTGGTTGCttatagatttttctttttccctcttttAACTTTAAGCAGAGACTTTATAATTGTTGGCGTCATGAAAAGTATTACATATAATAAATGACGAAATGtgattttttcccctttttttctcGAATCACCTCATTTGAACGTCGTTGTTTTGTGGATAAATGTtcaagttttaaattcaaatacacTTTCTTAACTAATCTATTGCTCCATGCGCCAAGCATATGGGTAACTATGGCAGGATTCCGACCCATTCTAAACGGGAATTcggaataaaattttattactattcaCTATTCATATTGGGATTTGAGATGTATGAAAACCTCGATTGAGATCCCGAATGTTTCAAAATCTGAGTTTCTAATAATATATGACAAGTCGGTTGAATGAATTATATAAATCTAACATGTCAGTCATATAGGTATGACAAGTTATTTtggtaaataatatatataacatgTTGGTCATAAACTCATAATCATATACATGTTAATTATGAAAGTATGACATGTCGGTTATATGAGTATGACATATTGTTCATATTAGAATCTGCAGCATATGACAGAAAATTCATGTCATTCTGGATAATTTGAGATCCCGATCAAGATGAGATTGAGacacatttttatttcaatttaatatttgaggTAGGATTAGGATCGGCAAATCTCGATTCATCCATCCCATTGCCAACCCTATGGGCAGCTCTCAAATGGATgactaattttatcaatacCAAAATTAGATTGCGTATAAGATCTGGCTAATTAATTGGTTGGATATTCGAATTTGTTCTTTTGTCATTAAGATCGATAAGGCGGCAATTACATGGGCATAATAGTTAGTGAAACTTGcacttaattaatataattttatttgatgaaaattatgCATCCCCGCCTGTTCGTcacatttttatataaatggaTCCATCATACAGCTGGGACCTTTGTATGGATAACTGGAACCATATTTCAAGCATTCTACAATACTGCTTCTAGATACTCTGCTTTGAGCCAataatttgacatgaaaacgGTTTCATTTCTTATGTTACCATCATTGGAACAGAAAATTGGAGGAACTATATAATAAGATCACTAAAGCTTTTTGACTTTTTAGCCTAAAAATACGATGTTGGCAAAGTTTCATTTCTTATGTTACCATCACTGAGACAGAAAATTGGAAGGCGacaaattgtttaaaaagatCAGTACAAGTGTATTGACTTTTGAGCCTAAAAATATGATGATGGCAAAGATCCATGGACAAAACAATCATATTACTATAACAAACGGATGAATTAATAAGCTAAGAGACAGGTTTTGTATGGTCAATAAATGGATATTTGTAATGTAAACGATCAGATTTATAATACAGATCCTTCTGactctttctttctctgttctgttcatttgaatttgttaaattttctgGAACCTAGCTTAGTTTAGCAACTAGAGATCATCTCAACACTATTTGACTGTGTATTAACTTTAATGAACCTTGAATATTTTGTTTGCATGTCTAACTTTTTGGTACCTAACCTTCATCAGAGAGAAACCTTTTTTCCTGTGGCTCAGGCCTTTGTTCCATGAAGCTTTTGCTGCTTAATGCAGCCTGCATCTTCAATAACTATGCAGCGAAAAAAGAAATGTAGTGTTTCAATTTAAGGCTTTAAACATGTACGGGTCGTAGAAAGTAAACATGGAAAGAAGAAATGTGACGAAGAGTTTCGTGTAGAATcatgacataaaaaataatagaactGAAGTTGACACACTACACCAAGTGAACAAAGATGGCTGAGTAAGAACCCATGCCAGAAACCCAAAAGACCCAAGTGGTAAACTGTTTAAGCAATTTTCCAAAGGTGGAAAGTCCGCATTTAGAAATTAGAATGATGGTAACACTTTAAAAAGTTGATTTATGCCTCAAATGCtggagagaaaataaaaattacataaattatgGTCATGCAAATTCCTGAAAACCCTCTAACTAAACACTGTTGATGACTGCCATGCAGGCATGAGACACACACATAAACACAGTTTTTATATAAGAAAGAAGTTAACCAACATTATTTTGGAAAAGAACAAttcattaaagaaagaaattcaaCAAAGGCATGCCTCGAAACTTGAATGAAGAGATTTATTAACAAGACAAATATTCAGAACGTGAACTCAAAATTATAGATATCCAAAGCCACTAACCTAGTTGCACTAGCTACTAATTAGATTCGTACAAGTCATTTTATCTCACCCTCGAAACAATCAGCATTATGACCTATATACAATCTACATAACTTGATTCAAAACTTTTCTGAAGCCTTTACTTGTATTGCAGCGGTCCTTACAAGTATGCTGTGGTCAAGATCAATGTTAGCATAGACTTTATGATTGTAATAATTGAAAACCAATTTACACCAAAACTAATCATATATCTTCTGATGCATGCAGGAGAAGATCTCAAGCTGTGATGGCCAATCATTTCCAAGAATTTGGGGATTTAACTCAGTTGCAACTTGAAAGTCTAGAATGGATGCAGAAAAGGAACTGTGTTTGTGTCCAGATCTTGACCCAGCTAGTTCCAAACAGGGCTTTATTAATCTCTTCATAAAGACATCAAGGCCATTGTTTAGCAAATTGGCACAATCCACTGAAACTTTTAATCCCTCCATCTCCAACTTTTTCTCCAACCTCTTCCTCAAGGAATAAGCATCAGGTAGCTCACCATGGTTTTGACAAATCTCAGTGTAATAAGCATCGGTTGAAGATTTGTGAAGTAATTTTGGTGTCCCTTTACCATTTATGGGGATGCCAAGAGGAGCTTTTACGGGGCTCCTACTATAAATGCTTGGACTGCCAGCGGCCTGGTCAACCTCTTCTCCATCTTCTACAGAGCCTGGAGGTCTACTACCCAAAGAAAACAACTCATTAGTACTCAGCTGTTCTTGAATTTTAGGCACCGAATCTTGACATGCAATACTATGGCTCTTCCCACGTGGCCCAAGAGGGCTTGGAAAGTCTTTCAACTTGCAATCACGAAGGGCTGGTGTCATCCCCTTTCGAGAGGATTGGGGAATATCTTTGCATAGCGACTGAAGACAACTTCTTTGATAACCATTGGGCACTTTACCGCGTTCAAAGCCATCAACTTTGGGCTCTTTTGGTGGGGGAGTTTTTGAAAGACATGCATTTTGTATAATTGATCTGAGGAGACGATTATGAAGACGCACATTTTCTCTTCCTATCGTGCCAATGCAAAGCCTATCAAACTCAGATTTGCTAATTTTAAGACTTAAATATCTTGTGAGAAGACTAAAATACTTGTCTGATTTAGCAGCGCCAAGCTTTCTCTCAATATGAGATTTTATCTCTAAAATGTCCAATCGCATAAAATGCCGATCAGCCGGCATTTCAGTTTCCAGATTCCCCACTatcatcaaaacaaaaaattccaCGTAATTACACAATCacccaaccaaaaaaaaaacttctgcTGATAATTTAACATCAGGCATTAGTGGCTGCTAAAACTTATGAACCGACCCCAGATATTACTTGATCTCAACACTCGATTCTTTAACTTCATCTTACACATTCATTAATAAACTATCAATTACTcgttaaaatcaaaacaaaacactCTCATACAAGAACACAAATTGTCATTTATTAACTTTGAATTCACCAACAAAAACCATAATTCtccaaaaatttaaactttccAAGCTTTGAAGTATAAATTGAAGCTCTAAAATGAGACGCTTTGGATAATTCAACGAGAAAGCAGAATCCAATGAAGCAATTCAGACACTGAAACAGTGAAACAAACAACGCAAGTAACTTGGCAAAGAAAGGAGAGACCAACCTGAATAAATGCCACCAGCGAATTGAATTCAGCTTGAATTTCAGTATACTGAATGCAATTACTGAATCGCTTCCTCGTAAGCTTCCTgctgagagagagagagggaaacGAAGATTAGGGCTGGGTATTTTAGAAGCTTCGTTCGCCCGGTGACTAcatcgcgagtcaaaaagacACGTGCATTATCTTACATATGGGTAAGCTGCTTTTTAGTTTGGTGCGGCCAATCATCGTTAAGCGTTTTATT
This window contains:
- the LOC102610429 gene encoding peroxidase 51-like, whose translation is MGTGRFNFDLIIALSLFLSLCLFPHTILAQLKQDYYAKTCPNVEKIVRTQVEKKFRQTFVTVPATIRLFFHDCFVQGCDASVIIQSTGNNTAEKDHPDNLSLAGDGFDTVVKAKQAVEQFCKNTVSCADILALATRDVIALSGGPSYSVELGRLDGLSSTASSVSGKLPQPTFNLNQLNSLFGANGLDQTDMIALSAGHTVGFSHCSKFANRIYNFSPQNPVDPTLNKTYATELQQMCPKNVDPRIAINMDPNTPKTFDNMYFKNLQQGKGLFTSDQVLYTDGRSKPAVDRWASSPADFQTAFITAITKLGRVNVKTGSDGNIRRDCSAFN
- the LOC102610114 gene encoding uncharacterized protein LOC102610114; amino-acid sequence: MPADRHFMRLDILEIKSHIERKLGAAKSDKYFSLLTRYLSLKISKSEFDRLCIGTIGRENVRLHNRLLRSIIQNACLSKTPPPKEPKVDGFERGKVPNGYQRSCLQSLCKDIPQSSRKGMTPALRDCKLKDFPSPLGPRGKSHSIACQDSVPKIQEQLSTNELFSLGSRPPGSVEDGEEVDQAAGSPSIYSRSPVKAPLGIPINGKGTPKLLHKSSTDAYYTEICQNHGELPDAYSLRKRLEKKLEMEGLKVSVDCANLLNNGLDVFMKRLIKPCLELAGSRSGHKHSSFSASILDFQVATELNPQILGNDWPSQLEIFSCMHQKIYD